A stretch of the Oxyura jamaicensis isolate SHBP4307 breed ruddy duck chromosome 4, BPBGC_Ojam_1.0, whole genome shotgun sequence genome encodes the following:
- the LOC118166363 gene encoding relaxin receptor 1-like isoform X1 has translation MRLLLLVLPSLLCAATEPLVTHPRDRHACPLGQFPCGNLSVCLPQALHCNGVDDCDNGADEENCVDNTGWLWVLGDKLATHSSGTAVEDEADPCSLELFPERCRCWGQAVDCTAQDLRAVPWVSPNVTRLDLKKNKIPSLLDSQFARYRRLKKLFLQNNRIRMISPKAFAGLSQLKMLFLSHNKISQLKPQVFEDLQHLEWLMLDNNRIARIAPAAFAGLRSLYFLYMLNNSLAKIPNASLCAEMPKLSWLDLEGNRIQAVRGAVFQECHELTVLVLRRNEIRWIQGGTFSRLNRLVELDLSRNGLNELPASLFSGLANLQQLNISYNPLIEIFPGQFESLSQLQSLSLEGLEIPDIHNLTFRRLANLSHIYFKKFQYCSSAPHVRSCKPNTDGISSFEHLLANIILRVFVWVIACVTCLGNLFVICMRSLIATENSQHAMAIKSLCCADGLMGIYLFVIGAFDLKYSGEYNKHAQGWMASLQCQLVGSLAMLSSEVSVLLLTYMTLEKYFSIVFPFSHHRAGRKQTASVLAVIWLLGFSLSLVPLWCKEAFGNYYGRNGVCFPLQSDLGERPSARGFSTTIYLGLNLAAFITIVFAYTGMFYSIHVTASRTAERSVCSREVAIAKRFFFIVITDALCWIPIFLLKLLSLLQVEIPGTITSWVVIFILPINSALNPILYTITTAPFQEQLKGCLQAKRPAPHESQRSSVLAAPQASTV, from the exons AGCCTCTCGTGACTCACCCCAGGGACAGGCACGCGTGTCCCCTGGGGCAGTTTCCCTGCGGCAACCTCTCCGTGTGCCTGCCCCAGGCCCTGCACTGCAACGGGGTGGACGACTGCGACAACGGGGCCGACGAGGAGAACTGCG TGGACAACACCGGCTGGCTGTGGGTCCTGGGCGACAAGCTGGCCACACACAGCAGCGGCACGGCGGTGGAAGACGAGGCAGACCCCTGCT CGCTGGAGCTGTTCCCGGAGCGCTGccggtgctggggccaggccGTGGACTGCACTGCGCAGGACCTCCGCGCTGTGCCCTGGGTGTCCCCCAACGTGACGAGGCT ggacctgaagaaaaataaaatcccctcTCTGCTGGACAGTCAGTTCGCCAGGTACAGGAGGCTGAAGAAGCT ttttttgcAAAACAACAGGATCCGTATGATCTCACCCAAAGCGTTCGCTGGACTTTCTCAGCTCAAAATGTT GTTCCTCAGCCACAACAAGATCTCCCAGCTGAAGCCCCAGGTTTTCGAGGACCTGCAGCACCTTGAGTGGCT gATGCTGGACAACAACAGGATCGCCAGGATCGCCCCCGCCGCTTTTGCAGGGCTGAGGTCCCTGTACTTTCT GTACATGCTGAACAACTCCCTGGCTAAAATCCCCAACGCCTCCCTGTGTGCGGAGATGCCGAAGCTGAGCTGGCT GGATCTGGAAGGGAACAGGATCCAAGCAGTGCGTGGGGCAGTGTTCCAGGAGTGCCACGAGCTCACCGTGCT GGTCCTGCGCAGGAACGAGATCAGGTGGATCCAAGGCGGGAcgttttccaggctgaacaggctgGTGGAGCT agaCCTGTCCCGCAACGGGCTCAATGAGCTCCCGGCATCGCTGTTCAGCGGCCTGGCcaacctgcagcagct GAATATTTCCTACAACCCCTTGATCGAGATCTTCCCCGGGCAGTTTGAGagcctgtcccagctgcagtCCCT GAGCTTGGAAGGGCTGGAGATCCCCGACATCCACAACCTGACCTTCCGCAGGCTGGCCAACCTCTCCCACAT CTACTTCAAGAAGTTCCAGTACTGCAGCTCCGCGCCCCACGTGCGCAGCTGCAAGCCCAACACCGACGGCATCTCCTCCTTCGAGCACCTCCTGGCCAACATCATCCTGCGCGTCTTCGTCTGGGTCATCGCCTGCGTCACCTGCCTCGGCAACCTCTTCGTCATCTGCATGCGCTCCCTCATCGCCACGGAGAACAGCCAGCACGCCATGGCCATCAAGTCCCTGTGCT GTGCAGACGGCCTGATGGGCATCTACCTCTTCGTCATCGGCGCCTTCGACCTCAAGTACTCGGGCGAATACAACAAGCACGCGCAGGGCTGGATGGCCAGCCTGCAGTGCCAGCTGGTGGGCAGCCTGGCCATGCTGTCCTCCGAGGTGTCCGTCCTGCTGCTGACCTACATGACCCTGGAGAAGTACTTCTCCATCGTTTTCCCCTTCAGCCACCACAGAGCCGGCAGGAAGCAGACGGCCTCGGTGCTGGCCGTCATCTGGCTCCTGGGCTTCTCCCTCAGCCTCGTCCCCCTGTGGTGTAAGGAGGCCTTCGGCAACTACTACGGCAGGAACGGGGTTTGCTTCCCGCTGCAGTCCGACCTGGGCGAGCGGCCCAGCGCCAGGGGCTTCTCCACCACCATCTACCTGG GCTTGAACCTCGCGGCCTTCATCACCATCGTCTTCGCTTACACCGGCATGTTCTACTCCATCCACGTCACTGCGTCCAGGACGGCCGAGAGGAGCGTCTGCTCCCGGGAAGTCGCCATCGCAAAGCGCTTCTTCTTCATCGTCATCACCGATGCTCTCTGCTGGATACCCATCTTCCTCCTCaagctgctctccctgctgcaggtggaAATACCAG GCACCATCACCTCCTGGGTGGTCATCTTCATCCTGCCCATCAACAGCGCCCTCAACCCCATCCTCTACACCATCACCACCGCCCCCttccaggagcagctgaagggcTGTCTGCAGGCCAAGCGGCCGGCGCCGCACGAGTCCCAGCGGAGCTCCGTGCTGGCAGCACCGCAGGCCAGCACCGTCTGA
- the LOC118166363 gene encoding relaxin receptor 1-like isoform X2, whose product MYFPPSLPPPSCFPVRDLKKNKIPSLLDSQFASFLQNNRIRMISPKAFAGLSQLKMLFLSHNKISQLKPQVFEDLQHLEWLMLDNNRIARIAPAAFAGLRSLYFLYMLNNSLAKIPNASLCAEMPKLSWLDLEGNRIQAVRGAVFQECHELTVLVLRRNEIRWIQGGTFSRLNRLVELDLSRNGLNELPASLFSGLANLQQLNISYNPLIEIFPGQFESLSQLQSLSLEGLEIPDIHNLTFRRLANLSHIYFKKFQYCSSAPHVRSCKPNTDGISSFEHLLANIILRVFVWVIACVTCLGNLFVICMRSLIATENSQHAMAIKSLCCADGLMGIYLFVIGAFDLKYSGEYNKHAQGWMASLQCQLVGSLAMLSSEVSVLLLTYMTLEKYFSIVFPFSHHRAGRKQTASVLAVIWLLGFSLSLVPLWCKEAFGNYYGRNGVCFPLQSDLGERPSARGFSTTIYLGLNLAAFITIVFAYTGMFYSIHVTASRTAERSVCSREVAIAKRFFFIVITDALCWIPIFLLKLLSLLQVEIPGTITSWVVIFILPINSALNPILYTITTAPFQEQLKGCLQAKRPAPHESQRSSVLAAPQASTV is encoded by the exons atgtattttcctccctccctccctcccccttcctgttttcctgttagggacctgaagaaaaataaaatcccctcTCTGCTGGACAGTCAGTTCGCCAG ttttttgcAAAACAACAGGATCCGTATGATCTCACCCAAAGCGTTCGCTGGACTTTCTCAGCTCAAAATGTT GTTCCTCAGCCACAACAAGATCTCCCAGCTGAAGCCCCAGGTTTTCGAGGACCTGCAGCACCTTGAGTGGCT gATGCTGGACAACAACAGGATCGCCAGGATCGCCCCCGCCGCTTTTGCAGGGCTGAGGTCCCTGTACTTTCT GTACATGCTGAACAACTCCCTGGCTAAAATCCCCAACGCCTCCCTGTGTGCGGAGATGCCGAAGCTGAGCTGGCT GGATCTGGAAGGGAACAGGATCCAAGCAGTGCGTGGGGCAGTGTTCCAGGAGTGCCACGAGCTCACCGTGCT GGTCCTGCGCAGGAACGAGATCAGGTGGATCCAAGGCGGGAcgttttccaggctgaacaggctgGTGGAGCT agaCCTGTCCCGCAACGGGCTCAATGAGCTCCCGGCATCGCTGTTCAGCGGCCTGGCcaacctgcagcagct GAATATTTCCTACAACCCCTTGATCGAGATCTTCCCCGGGCAGTTTGAGagcctgtcccagctgcagtCCCT GAGCTTGGAAGGGCTGGAGATCCCCGACATCCACAACCTGACCTTCCGCAGGCTGGCCAACCTCTCCCACAT CTACTTCAAGAAGTTCCAGTACTGCAGCTCCGCGCCCCACGTGCGCAGCTGCAAGCCCAACACCGACGGCATCTCCTCCTTCGAGCACCTCCTGGCCAACATCATCCTGCGCGTCTTCGTCTGGGTCATCGCCTGCGTCACCTGCCTCGGCAACCTCTTCGTCATCTGCATGCGCTCCCTCATCGCCACGGAGAACAGCCAGCACGCCATGGCCATCAAGTCCCTGTGCT GTGCAGACGGCCTGATGGGCATCTACCTCTTCGTCATCGGCGCCTTCGACCTCAAGTACTCGGGCGAATACAACAAGCACGCGCAGGGCTGGATGGCCAGCCTGCAGTGCCAGCTGGTGGGCAGCCTGGCCATGCTGTCCTCCGAGGTGTCCGTCCTGCTGCTGACCTACATGACCCTGGAGAAGTACTTCTCCATCGTTTTCCCCTTCAGCCACCACAGAGCCGGCAGGAAGCAGACGGCCTCGGTGCTGGCCGTCATCTGGCTCCTGGGCTTCTCCCTCAGCCTCGTCCCCCTGTGGTGTAAGGAGGCCTTCGGCAACTACTACGGCAGGAACGGGGTTTGCTTCCCGCTGCAGTCCGACCTGGGCGAGCGGCCCAGCGCCAGGGGCTTCTCCACCACCATCTACCTGG GCTTGAACCTCGCGGCCTTCATCACCATCGTCTTCGCTTACACCGGCATGTTCTACTCCATCCACGTCACTGCGTCCAGGACGGCCGAGAGGAGCGTCTGCTCCCGGGAAGTCGCCATCGCAAAGCGCTTCTTCTTCATCGTCATCACCGATGCTCTCTGCTGGATACCCATCTTCCTCCTCaagctgctctccctgctgcaggtggaAATACCAG GCACCATCACCTCCTGGGTGGTCATCTTCATCCTGCCCATCAACAGCGCCCTCAACCCCATCCTCTACACCATCACCACCGCCCCCttccaggagcagctgaagggcTGTCTGCAGGCCAAGCGGCCGGCGCCGCACGAGTCCCAGCGGAGCTCCGTGCTGGCAGCACCGCAGGCCAGCACCGTCTGA